Genomic DNA from Fimbriimonas ginsengisoli Gsoil 348:
TCGGGCAGCCCCAGGGATGAGGCCGGTGAAGGAGGAAGCTTGGATCCTTCTTCCCAGGCGTCAGACTAATAAGTGGTGAGCAGCGCGGAACGAGCACGGCGGCTGGTGCAGCGGTTTGGCTGGAACAGCACCTGTTACCAGATCGTGAATCCAGGCATCGATCGCTGGTTTTCAGCCGCGGGCGATTCCGTGGTCGGGTTCGTCAGGCGCATCGGAGTTCGCGTGGTCGCTGGAGCGCCGGTTTGCTCGATCGACCGTCTTCCCAACGTCGTTGAAGAGTTCGAACGGTGCCGAGCGGGGTGCGTCTGTTACTTCGGCGCGGAGGGGCGGATTCGAGAGCTGCTTGGCGGGCGCCCGGAATATAGCACCGTCGTCTTAGGTGCGCAGCCGATATGGCGCCCCGAGGAATGGTGTCGGCGCTTCGATGCCGATCCCACGTTGAGAGCCCAACGAAACCGAGCCGCCAACAAAGGAGTCGTCGTCGTCGAATGGCCCACCGAGAAGGCTACCAACCATCCAGAGCTTTGGCGGTGCTTGCACGAGTGGCTGGAGACAAGGGGGTTGCCCCCCCTCCACTTCTTGGTCGAACCGGAAACCCTCGGCGGCTTAGAGGGGCGACGCGTCTTTGTGGCGGAGAAGGAAGGCCGCCCCGTCGGCTTCGTCGTCCTTTCGCCCGTTCCAGAACGAAGGGGTTGGCTGACCGAGCAGTTCGTGCGAGGACGCGGCGCTCCTAACGGAACCGTCGAGCTCACGCTCGACACCGCTATCCGGGCGGTCGCGGCGGACGGTGACGAGTACGTCACCATGGGGATCGTCCCGCTCTCCAATCACGGCGTCGGCGCCAGCCACGGCAATCCAGCTTGGTTGCGGGCGCTACTAGCATGGGTTCGCGCCCACGGGCGCAGGTTCTATCACTTCGACGGTTTGGACGAATTCAAGTCGAAATTCCATCCCGAAGAATGGGAGCCGATCTACGCAATCTCCAAGGAGTCTCGATTCTCCTTCCGCACCCTCTACGCCATTGCGGCGGCGTTCACCGACGGTCCACCCGCGCTAGCCGTTGCCAAGGGGTTGGCCAAGGCGGTTCGTCAAGAGTTTCGCTGGCTCCGGAGATCGTTGGCCGCCGCCGAGTAAAATGGGCTGTGAGACCTCGCGTTCTCCTCGCTCTCCTCGGGTTGCTTCCCGCCTTGGCCGCCGCCCAAACCGACTCCCAAATCGCGGTTAACGCCGGCACGATTTCCCGAACCATCGATCACTCCAAAGTGCGTATCGACCAATCGCTGGGCGCTCAGGTGCCGCTGGATGCCTCGTTCCTCGATCGAACCGGTAAGACGGTGGCCTTCGGCGATCTGCTGGCCGGCAAGCCGGCGCTTGTCCTCCCGATCTTTTACAAGTGCAAGGGGATCTGCGGCCTCGAACTGCAGGGCGCGATCGCGGCGATCAAGGGGCTGAAGCAGAGCCGCCTCGGGCGCGACTTCAACGTCATCGTCCTAAGCATCCATCCCAAAGAGACGCCGGACTTGGCACAAGGGAAGTACGCGTCGACCATCGACGAGGTCGCCTTGCCCGGGACCGAAGGCGGCTGGAGGTTCCTGGTGGGCGACTGGGCAAACATCCACAAGGTCACCGACACTCTCGGCTTCAAGTACACCTACAACGAAGCGAAAGACGCCATCGACCACCCATCCGGAGTCATGTTCGTGACTCCGCAAGGTGTCGTGTCGAGCTACATTTACGGGGCGGTTTATACGCCCGAGCAGTTCGAGCGAAACTTCGCCATCGCCGGCCATTCGAAGGTGGGCGCCAAGGCACAGGAGATCTTCTTCGGCTGTATCCACCTCGACCCGCTCACCGGCAAACGAAGCCTGGTTGTTCAGAACGTCATCAAAGTCGCCGGCGCCGCGACCGTGCTGACGCTTGGACTATCGATCTTCGTGCTGTCCGGCAAGGCCCGGTTCCGAAAACGAAAGCCAGCCTAACCGCCGTGTGGTACGACACCTCCGGACGCCAGGTGGAAAGGGTCTCGCAGAAGTTGGTGCTCTGGAAAGGGGAACGTAGTGCCGGCGGTAAGGTGCGTTTCAGAGCTCCGTCGTGGTCATCCGCCGCCTAGGTGTTTGGGCAAGTCTCTTGCGCTGTGAAGGATGCGCAATACGTAAACGCCCTCGGGGATTCTCTGATAAATGATCCGATGGGCATACGTTGCGCCAGGCCACTTGACGACAACCAAAAACCTCCCTGGTCGTTGGTCGATCGGATTGCCGTATCCGCGGAGTTCGGCGGCCCGCTGCGCTTCTTCTTTTAGCAGATCGGTATAGCGTTCGGCCTGATCCCAACCCCAATGGCGGGTCGTGTGGGTATGGATCTCCGCGAGGTCAAGGGCGGCCTCCTCACTGTAGAGGACTAAGCCTTGGGGGTGGGGGCCGCTGCTTGCATCCATGCCTCGGTTCGCTTCCTGGCCTGCCGGTGGGCTTCTTCTGCACTCATGCCCTTGCCAGGCTCATAAGGAGCCACGACGTCGATCGCGGCCAACTCCTCGGGCGTAAGCGTCACCGGCTCCTTAACTTTTTCGATCATGGCTCGGCTCTCTACTTCAATCTTACGCCATTTCAGGTTCAAAGTTACCTTATAGGGGTACGCCCGCCTGCTCCGCGACCATTCGCACATGAGCGGCGGCTTCTTTGTATTCTTCCTCGGAGGGCAGATGTTCGATGAGCACCGGCATGTCCGCGTCGAGCCCGTCGTGAATCGCGCGTAAACAGGCGGCGATGTCGAACCGGCCGAGCCCGGGGCGCACTTCTTGAAGGTGCACGGTCAGGCGGGGCTCGAGCACGATGTCTTTGAGGTGGACCGCCGTGATGTGGGGGCCAACCTTGTCTACAAACTCGCGGACAAGCCCACCGGTATCGAAAAACCGCCGCGGTGAATTCACGATGTTTACGGGATCAAAGTGAATTCCGAAAGCCGGACGGTCGATGGCTTTGACGAGGTCGAGCGAGCTCTCCCAGCCGTCCGGGACCATGTACGGCATCGTCTCGATGGAGTACTTCGCGCGCGTTGGCTTGACCGCATCGATTACGTTGCGGACCGTCTCCACGATGGCGTGGAACGCTTCGGGGGTTACGTCTCTCGGGTCGGGGCCATCCCACCGTTCGCCGAGGCTTCCCGCGATGTTCACGCAGCATCGGGCGCCGACGAGGTCGGCCAGCACCAGGCGCTCCTTGCATTTCTCCACCGCTTCTTTTCGGCGTTGGGGATCTGGAGAAAGAGGGTTGTTCCAAATCCCGACCTCGGCAATGAGCAGGTCTGCCTCGCGCGCGGCGGCGGCGAACTCCGCCGGATTGGGCACGTCCCCGGGAAAGTAGGCTGCGCTGTAGCCCGCATCGCGATGCGCCGCTACCCAACTGTGCGGGTCCGTCCAACCAAAAACCGGCCCGCCGAACCTCATGCGAGCGGCGTCCGTTTCTGTTCGAGAAGCTCGATCATCGTCCCGATTTGCTCCTGCCCGTCGAAATAGGCGTACTGCCCATCTCCCATGTCGCCGCGCTGAATCATGGTCACGCCGTGTTCGTCGAGGAACGTTTTGGATTGCCGCATGTCGTCGGTCCAAAAGGCGATGTGGTGCAGACTCTCTCCTCGCTTGTCGTAACCCTCGTACCAGGCGCTATCCTTTCCGATCGGCTCGATGAGCTCGAGCTGAACGCAGCCGATGTCGAAGAAGGCGAGCTTCGCGCGGTCGTTGGTCGGCTTACCGCGGTACGTGCCATTCACCTCGCTTCCCGGATCGGTGACGATGATATTCGGTGGGTCGACTCCAAGAACGGCGGCCCATCGCTGCACCGCCAGCTCCATGTCCTTCACCACGATCGCCACCTGCGCGAGCTTCTTATTTCCGAGACTCATGGTGGTGAGTTTAGTAGAAATGGGAACGCTCGTAGTCCGGAGCCCCTCTCCCTCCTTCGGATGCATGTGCCGACGAGGGAGAGGGGTTGGGGTGAGGGAGCAAGCGAACGTACGTTCGCCATGTCCTGGAAGGACATGGGACCCACTGGCTGGAAGCCTAATGCCATCCAGTTTTTGCCCAGGCGAACTCTCGGAGAATACAAACACAGAGGCACAGAGACACGAAGGCACGGAGTTCTTGGCAATGGGACGTGCGGATGGGGCAAACGCCGACTGGATCTTTGTGTCTTTGTGCTTGGCGCCTTTGTGTTAACTCCGGACGGAAGGTTCGTTCGAAAAACTGATGGCATTAGGCTGGAAGCCAGTGCCACATTGCCGCCGGCAAAGTCAGGCTTGCAAGCTTTGGCAGACGGTAGTCAATTTCTCCGCGAAGAGGTCGAAATCCTCGAGACGGGGAATGGTGATCCGAACTCCTCGATCCAGCGGGGGCTGGCCGGGTTTTCGGACGAAGATTCCGGCTTCGAGCAGCGCCTTCATCGCCGAGACGGCGCGATCCTTCGTGCCGAAATCCACGAGCACGAAGTTGGTGTGGGAAGGCAAGGCTCGAAGTCCGAGCGACTCGGCTAGTGCTTCCATCTTTACACGCCCTAAATCGGCTTGCTGGACGACGAATCGGAGAAACTCCGGATCTTCGAGCGAGGCGATCGCTCCCGCGGCGGCCACGGAATTGACGCCGAAGTGCATCCGAATCCGGTCGATGAGTCCCACCATCTCCACATGGCCGACCGCGTAGCCGACTCGCAAGCCCGCCATCCCGTACCCTTTGGAAAAGGTGCGAACCCGGACGACACTCGCGTCCGATGTATCGATCGGCGGCAGATCGTTGGTGAAGTCGGCATACGCCTCGTCCATGAGCAACAGTGTTCGTTCCGGGAGCTGTGCTCGAAAATCGCTTAGCTCCTTTGAGGTGAGCAAGGAACCGGAGGGATTGTCGGGATTCGCCACGTACACGATGCGAGCGTCGGTTCGCAGAACCTCCGCCAGCAAAGCCGCCAGATCCACGGCGTCGTTTCGATAAGAAACCCTCGCGATCTGAGCCCCTGCGCCCAGCGCGCCGTACTCTAACGTGGGATAGCTGCCCAAGGTGGTGACGACGAAGTCGCCCGGATCGCAGTAAGCCCGGCAAAGCAGGGCCAGCAGGTCGTCGATGCCGGTGCCGACCATGACCTCTTCAACGCGAACGCCATGGTGAGCGGCGATCGCCGCCCGGAGATCCCAACCGTCGGGCTGGGAGTAATTCTGCCCCTGCGCCGCCTGAGCGACCATCGCCTCGATCGCGCGCGGCGACGGCCCGAATGGGCTCTCGTTCGCTCCCAACCGCAAAGTGAATTTTCGGCCAAGCTGCCTCTCCAGCGTTTCCGGTCCGAGGAAGGGAGCGGTAGAGGGAAGGGAGGCAACGAGCGCGGAGGGAATCGGCATGGCGCGAGATTACCGTCGTGGCACGTAGCGTCGGCGCCCTCGCCGATGAACCTGGTGTACCTTCGGTACACCAGGCGCAGGTACGAGCCAACCTGCGGCTACACGACTTCGTCGTAGGGATCCGGCTTAAGGTAGGCGAGGGGTGAAATCTGTCTCGGGCTTGACTTGGCGGCAGTAGGCGGCCATGAGGCGGGCGCAGTTTTCGACGTCGGTTAGCGACAGCAGCTCGCACGGAGTGTGCATATAGCGGAGGGCGACGCCGACGATGCCGACGGCCATACCGGCGCGGTTGAGCTGCATCGCGTTGCCGTCGGTTCCGGTGCCGCCGGGGGCCACGTCGATCTGGTAGGGGATCTCTTCTGCCGCCGCGCCCGCGCGGATCATCTTCACGACGTTCGGGTTGGCGTTCGCCCCGCGCATCACGCTCGGTCCCTTACCGACGTCGAGAGCGCCATGCTTCGTCTTGCTCACGCTCGGATAGTCGATCGCATGGTTCACGTCTACGGCGAGTCCGCTTTGCGCGTTGATCCAATAGGCGCTGGTACGAGCGCCGCGGAGGCCGATCTCTTCTTGGACGGTCGCGGTGGCGTAGACGCCGACGCCGGGATCGAGGCCGCCGTCCTCCTTTAGAAGCCTCAGCGCCTCGGCGACGATGAACGAACCCATCTTATTGTCGAACCCACGGGCGGTCGCGCGGTCGTTCATGAGCATCTCAAACTCGTATTGGAAGGTGACGACGTCGCCGATCTCCATCACTTCTTCCACTTGCGCTCGCGAAGTCGCCCCGATGTCGATCCAGAGATCTTCCAGGTCCGGTTTCCGCTTTCGTTCATCGTCCTTCAGAAGATGGATCGCCTTACGGCCGATGATGCCGGGGATCTTTTCCTTGCCATGCACCCACACGCGCTGGCCGATCGGAATAACGCTATCGTGGCCGCCGATCCCGGAGAAGTAGAGCAGCCCCTCGTCGCTGATGTAATGGACGATAAAGCCGATCTCGTCCATGTGCCCTGCGAGCATGATTCGCATCTCTGCCTGGGGGTTTAGGATTGCCGCTACGTTTCCGTGAACGTCGGTTCGGACGTCGTCGGCGAAGGGACGGGTGTAGTTGCGGTAGATCTCCGCCGCCCGTTCTTCGTAGCCGGACGGGCTGGGGACGTTAACTATGGCCTTGAAGAACTCAAGCGACTCCGGACGCATAAGGGTGAGGATAGCACTAGAGGGTCCTTCGGTACGTTGCGGCAAACGTGCCAAGATCTTGGGTCGTCCGAATCTCCAAGAGACCTTGCGCCATCTTTTACTTATCACCCCATGCTTTCGTCGCGTGCCCTCAGTGGAAACTATCTCGGCCTGAAGAAGGTCAGGGAGGGTCGCGAGGACGAGTTGAGCCCGAAGGAGCGCAAGGAGCTTCAGAAGGCGAAGCCGGACGTCGATTTGGCCCTTCGCGGAGACGGCACCTTTAAGAGGCAGGTCACAGAGGGTACTTGGGAAGTCGAGGGGGAGCGCGTGGTGTTTAAGCCAACCACGTTTGGCGGCGAGTCGCTTGAGAAAATGAAATCTCGGACCGAGGAAATGGGGCGCACTTTCACCCTCGGGTTCGTCTTCGCCCCCTTTGAACTGGCGATCGAGGGCGAAGCCCTCGTCACGCCGGACGAGAACGCCATCATCGTTACCGAGTTTCGGCGGCAGTGGTAGTTCCCGTAGCGTCGGCGCCCTCGCCGATGATCCGGAAGCCGAAAGAATGTCGTATCCTATCGGAACCCCGTTCGGACGCTTCGCGGGGCTGGAGTCGCTGTTGATATACCCGTCGATCAGCAAGGTCGCTGTTCGCCTCGCCCTCGTAATACTCGGGGTCGGGGCGGCAATGTCGGCACTTGCCGCACCTAAAGTTTCTCTGCGCTTCACCGTCTGGGACGGTGACGAGTCGCTCAAGGTCCTTCACCGGGTCGTCGAGCAGTTCATGAAGGAGAATCCGGACATCGAGGTCAAGCTCGAAAGCAATCCGGATTACACCACCTACCATCAAAAGATGTTGACCCAGTACGCGGGCAACACCGCGCCCGATGTGGCGATGATGGACCCGGGGCACTTCACCGCCCTCGCCAATCGCGGCGCGCTTCTCAACCTGAACGACTTTATGAAGCGGACGCCCGGCTTCGACATCGGCAAGTACTACAAGCCGATCGTCGACGCTCACTCCCTCAACGGGAATCTGTACGTCCTTCCGCGCGATATCGCCCCGTCCGGGTTGGTCTACTACAACAAGGAAGCGTTCAAAGAAGCGGGGATTCCGCTCCCGGACGGCACTTGGACCTGGGATTTCAAGGAGCGCCCGGAGCTCAAAGAGAAAGATTTTCTTTGGGTGATGCACAAGCTCACCAAGGTCGGCTCCGATGGAAAGCCGACCCGCTATGGATACGTCTCCGGGTGGCCAGGGCTTTTCGCCGACACGCTGATGTACTCGTACGGGCTTCAGCCGGCGAACGATAACCAGCACCCGACCAAAGTGTTGTACGGGTCGCCGGAAATGAAGAAGGTTTACACCCTTCTTCAAGATTTGACGCTGGAGAAAAAGTGGTCCCCCAGCAGCGTCGATGTCTCCAATGTCCTCCAACAGAACACGACGTCCCTGTTCGTTAAAGGAAAGGTCGCAATGTTCCAGAACGGTATCTGGGAAGTGCCGAACGTCCGCCGGGACATGAAGCCGGACTCCAAGGAGTTCTTCGATTGGGACATCGCCATGTTCCCGGCGTACGCCAACGGCCACCGTGGGTACGCCACCGGCGGCTCGGGCTACTGCATCTTTTCCAGCACTCCGCACCCGGAGGAGTCGTGGAGGCTCTGTCGTTACATGGCCGGTCCCGTAGGGATGCGCGCGATGGCGCAAGCCGGCATCGCCCAGCCGGCGATCCGGGAAGTCGCGCTCTCCGATTGCTGGATTCCCGGTCCGAACACTCCCAAAGAGCAGCAGTGGCCCCATAACCGGATCATCACCGACACCGAAGTTCAGTACGTGAATTTTGGCCCGACCGCCGAGATCTGGCCAGAGATTTCGGCGATCATGGGCTCGCGCCAAGATTCGGTCTACAACGGCTTGATGAAGCCTGAAGAGGCGCTGGGAACCGGTGCGATAGAGTCGCAGCAGCGGCTGGATGCGCTCTTGAAAGAGGAGACGCTCCCGCTTTTCAATTGGGGCTATGGCGTGGCGCTCGGCGTACTCATCATCGCGGTGGTCTTATTCGCGGTGTATTGGCCGGAGCGAAAGCTGCGGTACACGCGCCGCCAGAAGAAAGAGAACGCGGCGGCCTATCGGTTCCTCAGCCCATGGCTCATCGGCCTCTGCCTCTTTACGCTCGGCCCGATGATCCTTTCGCTGATCATGAGCTTCCTGAACTGGGACATGATCCGCCCTGCTCAATGGCGAGGAGTGCATAACTACACGGAGGCCATGACGGAGGATCCTCGCTTCTGGATCTCCCTGAAAGTCACGGCGTATTACACGCTGGTTTCTACTCCGTTGGGAATCCTCATCGCCCTTATGCTGGCAATGCTCCTAAACCAAAAGGTGCGCGGCATCCCGCTCTTCCGAGCGATGTTCTATATCCCGACGATCGCGAGCACCGTTGCCATGACGCTAGTAACGCGTAAGATCATGTCGCCCGACGAAGGGCTGCTAAACACGATCCTGTACAACCCGATCTTCGAGAAGACGCTCCATCTGGGCAGCCTGCTCAACCAATGGTCCGGCACAAAGCCGGGCGAGCATGTGAACTGGCTGGGTAACGAACACACGACGATGCCCGCGGTTATCCTCTTATCCCTGGTTGGAGTCGGCGGAACGATGCTGATCTTGCTTGCCGGGCTGCAAGGGGTGCCGCAGTATTACTACGAAGCCGCGACGGTCGACGGAGCGAGCGCCTGGCGCCGGTTCAGGTCGATCACTTTGCCGATGATCACCCCTTCGATCTTCTTCACGATGATTACGGGCTTCATCGGGTCGTTCCAGGTCTTCACGCAAGTCTTCGTCATCACGAACGGCCAAGGGGGCGGGCCGAATAACTCGCTTTGGGTCTACATGATCGCGTTGTACAGCAATGCTTTCCAGACCTTGCGCATGGGCTACGCGGCCGCGCTCGCGTGGGTGCTGTTCCTCATCATCCTTATCATCACTCTTCTCCAAATGCAGGCAAGCAAACGATGGGTTTACTACGAGGCGGAAGCTAAATGAGCACGGTGCCAGTGGAACTGCTGTCCCCCGAGGCGGAGCGTTACCGAACCGCGACCAACCGAGCTGAGAAAGCGAATGCGGCGGCGCGGGCTTTGCTTTGGCTTCTCCTGTTGGTGGGATCGATCATCTTCTTGATTCCGCTCTACTTGATGCTGGCGATGTCGCTCAAGTCCTCGTCGGAACTTGCTCACACTTCCTCGTGGGCTTGGCCCCAACAGATCACGTTCGAGAACTTCCAGAAGGTTCTTACCAACCCAAACGCCCCGTTCTTTCTTTTCTTCAAGAACACGTTGGTGATTGCCTCCCTGGGGACCTTGGGAGTGTTGTTCTCTTCTAGCCTGGTCGCCTACCCGTTCGCGAGGCTGAGGTTCCGAGGCCGCGATCGGCTGTTCATTCTTCTGCTCAGCACGATGATGCTTCCCGGCGTGGTCACCATGATTCCGACCTACGTGTTGTTCACTCACCTGTACTGGGTCGACACGATCAAGCCGCTGGTGGTCCCTGCGTTCTTCGGGGGCGGCGCTTTCAACATCTTCCTGATTCGCCAGTTCTTCATGGGAATCCCCCGCGAACTCGACGAGGCGGCCCTGATCGACGGCGCTAGTCACGCGACGATTTTCTGGCAGGTCATCATGCCGAACTCGGGCGCGGTGCTGGCGACGGTGGGCATCTTCTCGTTCATCTTCAACTGGAAGGACTTTATGGGGCCGCTGCTGTACCTGAACAGCCCCGATCGACAGACTCTCGAACTCGGTCTCCGAACCTACCAATCTCTGCAGGCGGAGCAGTGGCATCTGCTGATGGCCGGTTCGGTCATCGTCGTGATTCCGTTGCTCGTGATCTTCCTTCTTGGTCAGAAATGGATCATCCGTGGGATCGCGATGACGGGTGGCAAGTAGGAAATCGTTCGCCAATCGTTGCGGTTAGGTTCGCAACGAAACCCATTGGCGAAAGCAGTTGAATTAGAGTTCAATACTCGTAAGGCTCAACGTTGCGTTTGCTCTCCCCTTGGCAGCCGCGAGCCCTATTTTTTCGCCCGGCCATCGCCACCCTTACGGACCGCAGAGCTCCAGCTCTGCCCGCGTTGTCAAAGACAACGCACCGCGGCTCACATTGCACTTGCTTTGGCTACGGGCTTGAGAGCGGCATTCCCACCGACCAATCGACGCCCAAATGCCTGGCGACGGTGGCGCCGATCGCCGTCATTCCCTCCACGTCCCCCAGCGGTCCTGAGCCGGCTCCTATAACACAGACCGGCACGTACTCGCGGGAGTGGTCGGTCGATGGCGAGGTGGGGTCGTTGCCGTGATCGGCGGTAATGATGAGCAGGTCGTCCGGCGTCAGCCGAGCCATGAGGTCGCGAAGCACCGGATCGAATGCCTCTAACGCCCTCGCGAATCCGACCGGGTCGTTGCGATGGCCGTACAGCATGTCGAAGTCTTCGAAGTTGGCGAAGATAAACCGCGCATCGCTTTCGAGTGCTTGCCACAGCATTTGTGTGTGTTCGACGTTGCTCTGGGTCCGGTGGACGGGCAGGAAGCCTCGGCCGCCGAACAGTTCGGGCACAACGCCGATGCCGAAGACGCCCCCGATTTGATCGATGAGATTGGGCGGCGCGGGAAGTGGGAAGTCTTGCCGGCGCTCCGTCCGCTTAAAACTGCCAGCCTCCCCGACAAAGGGGCGGGCGATGACGCGTTGAACGTCGTTCGGCGGAACGCAGATTTCTCGTGCGATCCGACACATCTCGTACAGCCGCTCGATAGGGACGACTTCCTCGTGAGTGGCGATCTGGAAGACGGAATCGGCGCTGGTGTACACGATCGGCTGCCCTGACTTCACGTGCTCAGGCCCCAACTCGTCGATGATCGCGGTGCCGCTGGCGGCCTTGTTGCCGAGGATCCGGGTGCCGATCCGCGCCTCAAACTCCTCGATTAGGTCGGCCGGAAAGCCGTTTGGGTAGGTGGGGAAGGGGCGCTCGGTGACGACTCCCATCATCTCCCAGTGCCCGGTGACGGAGTCTTTCCCCATCGAAAGCTCTCGTAGCCGCCCCCATCTACCCGTAGCATCGGCCCCCAGCCGATGAATCCCCCCGGCATCAAGAAACCCGATCGACTCCAACGTTGGCGCATCGAACCCGCCGACCGCTTCCCATACGTGCTTGATCGTCGAAGGATGGTCGTAATCCCCGAACGCGGGCGCGTCCGGCGCCTCCCCGGCTCCGCATCCATCCAGCACGATAACGATCGCTCGCTTCATGTCTTCATCGTGGCATGCCGCCTGTAGCGTCGGCGTTTCGCCGATGTTTCAGTTGAAGCCAGGTCCGGGCGGGACGCCCGGGGTCCGAGGGGCGGACGGGACGTCCGCGCTCCGGGGAACCGCTTTCGTGGTTTTCCCCGTAAGGGTAAACGCCGTGAAGTTTTCGTGCTTGCCTATTCTCTTGCTTCCTCTTCTCCCCCTCGCTGCCCGCGCCGACGGCGTGGACGATGTCGTTAACCGCGAGATGAAGCGGGCGGGGATTCCTGGGCTTTCGCTTGGCATCATTCGAGACGGAAAGCTAGTGCGGAAACAGGCGTATGGGCTGGCCGATATCGAGCTGAATGCGCCGGCACAGGCGGATGACCTGTACGAAATCGGCTCGATGACCAAGCAGTTCACGGCTTTCCTGACCCTCATGCTGGTGGAGGAGGGGAAGATCGGATTGGACGATCCGATCTCCAAATACATCGAGGGTACGCCGGCCACCTGGAGCAAGGTCACGATCCGCCACATGCTCAACCAGAACTCGGGCCTTCCCGAATATGTCACCGTCCCCGGCATCGGGCTGATGGACGATTTCGACCGCGACAAGTGGATGAAAGGGGTCACCCCGCTGCCGCTCGACTTCCAGCCAGGGGAGACCTGGGCTTACAGCAACACTAATTTCGCCCTTCTAGGCTGGGTGATCGAGAAGGTGGCGGGCAAGCCGTATACCGAGGTCATGACCGAGCGAGTTTTGAAGCCGCTCGGGATGGACCACACGAGGTTCGAGAACGTGAACGACGTGATTCCGCGCCGCTCGCATGGTTACCTTCCGCAGCCGGGAGCGCCCATGCTTCGGGTAGAAGGGATGAAGGGGACGTCCGTGCAATCCGACGGAACCCTCATGTCGAATGTAGAGGATCTTGCCAAGTGGGACGCCGCTCTGCTCGAGCGCAAGCTTCTCAAACCCGAGAGCTACCGGCTTCTCTGGAGCCCCGGCAAGTTGAACAGCGGGCGCGTCCGCTATTACGGTATGGGCTGGATGCTAAGCTCCCCCGGTACGAAGCCGTCCGTTTACCACCCCGGCGCCAGCGTGGGTTACGGCGCGTGCATTACCCGGTACGAGGACCCTCACGTCACCGTCGTGGTTCTCACGAACCTGTATAGCGGCGCTCCCGAGGTCATCAGCCGCCGCGTCGCCGAAGCGTACGACTCGGCTCTGGTGCCCGAGATCCCGAAGGAAACCAAGGACCCGATTCCGGACCGAACCAAGCGGGTCCGGGAAACGCTGGAAAAG
This window encodes:
- a CDS encoding DUF2156 domain-containing protein, with translation MSSAERARRLVQRFGWNSTCYQIVNPGIDRWFSAAGDSVVGFVRRIGVRVVAGAPVCSIDRLPNVVEEFERCRAGCVCYFGAEGRIRELLGGRPEYSTVVLGAQPIWRPEEWCRRFDADPTLRAQRNRAANKGVVVVEWPTEKATNHPELWRCLHEWLETRGLPPLHFLVEPETLGGLEGRRVFVAEKEGRPVGFVVLSPVPERRGWLTEQFVRGRGAPNGTVELTLDTAIRAVAADGDEYVTMGIVPLSNHGVGASHGNPAWLRALLAWVRAHGRRFYHFDGLDEFKSKFHPEEWEPIYAISKESRFSFRTLYAIAAAFTDGPPALAVAKGLAKAVRQEFRWLRRSLAAAE
- a CDS encoding SCO family protein; the protein is MRPRVLLALLGLLPALAAAQTDSQIAVNAGTISRTIDHSKVRIDQSLGAQVPLDASFLDRTGKTVAFGDLLAGKPALVLPIFYKCKGICGLELQGAIAAIKGLKQSRLGRDFNVIVLSIHPKETPDLAQGKYASTIDEVALPGTEGGWRFLVGDWANIHKVTDTLGFKYTYNEAKDAIDHPSGVMFVTPQGVVSSYIYGAVYTPEQFERNFAIAGHSKVGAKAQEIFFGCIHLDPLTGKRSLVVQNVIKVAGAATVLTLGLSIFVLSGKARFRKRKPA
- a CDS encoding type II toxin-antitoxin system RelE/ParE family toxin, with the translated sequence MDASSGPHPQGLVLYSEEAALDLAEIHTHTTRHWGWDQAERYTDLLKEEAQRAAELRGYGNPIDQRPGRFLVVVKWPGATYAHRIIYQRIPEGVYVLRILHSARDLPKHLGGG
- a CDS encoding sugar phosphate isomerase/epimerase family protein, which translates into the protein MRFGGPVFGWTDPHSWVAAHRDAGYSAAYFPGDVPNPAEFAAAAREADLLIAEVGIWNNPLSPDPQRRKEAVEKCKERLVLADLVGARCCVNIAGSLGERWDGPDPRDVTPEAFHAIVETVRNVIDAVKPTRAKYSIETMPYMVPDGWESSLDLVKAIDRPAFGIHFDPVNIVNSPRRFFDTGGLVREFVDKVGPHITAVHLKDIVLEPRLTVHLQEVRPGLGRFDIAACLRAIHDGLDADMPVLIEHLPSEEEYKEAAAHVRMVAEQAGVPL
- a CDS encoding VOC family protein → MSLGNKKLAQVAIVVKDMELAVQRWAAVLGVDPPNIIVTDPGSEVNGTYRGKPTNDRAKLAFFDIGCVQLELIEPIGKDSAWYEGYDKRGESLHHIAFWTDDMRQSKTFLDEHGVTMIQRGDMGDGQYAYFDGQEQIGTMIELLEQKRTPLA
- a CDS encoding aminotransferase class I/II-fold pyridoxal phosphate-dependent enzyme, encoding MPIPSALVASLPSTAPFLGPETLERQLGRKFTLRLGANESPFGPSPRAIEAMVAQAAQGQNYSQPDGWDLRAAIAAHHGVRVEEVMVGTGIDDLLALLCRAYCDPGDFVVTTLGSYPTLEYGALGAGAQIARVSYRNDAVDLAALLAEVLRTDARIVYVANPDNPSGSLLTSKELSDFRAQLPERTLLLMDEAYADFTNDLPPIDTSDASVVRVRTFSKGYGMAGLRVGYAVGHVEMVGLIDRIRMHFGVNSVAAAGAIASLEDPEFLRFVVQQADLGRVKMEALAESLGLRALPSHTNFVLVDFGTKDRAVSAMKALLEAGIFVRKPGQPPLDRGVRITIPRLEDFDLFAEKLTTVCQSLQA
- a CDS encoding M42 family metallopeptidase, with translation MRPESLEFFKAIVNVPSPSGYEERAAEIYRNYTRPFADDVRTDVHGNVAAILNPQAEMRIMLAGHMDEIGFIVHYISDEGLLYFSGIGGHDSVIPIGQRVWVHGKEKIPGIIGRKAIHLLKDDERKRKPDLEDLWIDIGATSRAQVEEVMEIGDVVTFQYEFEMLMNDRATARGFDNKMGSFIVAEALRLLKEDGGLDPGVGVYATATVQEEIGLRGARTSAYWINAQSGLAVDVNHAIDYPSVSKTKHGALDVGKGPSVMRGANANPNVVKMIRAGAAAEEIPYQIDVAPGGTGTDGNAMQLNRAGMAVGIVGVALRYMHTPCELLSLTDVENCARLMAAYCRQVKPETDFTPRLP